In a single window of the Terriglobus roseus genome:
- the ada gene encoding bifunctional DNA-binding transcriptional regulator/O6-methylguanine-DNA methyltransferase Ada translates to MATLSLFTPSFPPLKPMKPRDLAAPTHLASDEHRWLALLRRSNSAMRPDGAEDAFFYGVTTTGIVCRPSCPSRRPRRENTLFFDTVRQAEAAGFRTCQRCRPAGPPPEQEAAARIDIVRRYLQQHATEGAVTLQKLAEIAGLSPFHLQRIFRAAMGVSPAEYARRLRAERFADALLEGSVTEAVYAAGFQSASQVYAKRVADGMTPGARKRLGEHQHIHYSIVDSPLDRMLVAATDRGVCLIAFDTSDEVLREELRSRFAAAELEEDSGRLAEHARTVLLHLSESSTAKRLPLHVRATAFQQRVWKALEAIPHGETRTYAQLAAEIGSPKAVRAVGSACGANPVAPVVPCHRVVGSNGSLTGYRWGKERKAKLLEMEKGTGSSRNEGLGIRD, encoded by the coding sequence ATGGCAACGCTATCCTTGTTCACGCCGTCGTTTCCGCCGCTCAAACCTATGAAGCCTCGCGACCTCGCCGCCCCTACGCATCTCGCCAGTGACGAACATCGCTGGCTCGCTCTTCTGCGCCGGTCGAATTCGGCCATGCGGCCTGATGGGGCAGAGGATGCGTTCTTTTACGGCGTTACGACAACAGGGATCGTCTGCCGGCCAAGCTGCCCAAGCCGCCGTCCGCGGCGTGAGAACACCTTGTTCTTCGATACGGTCCGGCAGGCGGAGGCAGCCGGTTTTCGCACCTGCCAGCGATGCCGTCCTGCTGGACCACCGCCGGAGCAGGAAGCAGCAGCGAGGATCGATATCGTCCGTCGCTACCTCCAACAGCACGCGACGGAGGGGGCGGTCACGCTGCAGAAGCTTGCCGAGATTGCCGGGCTCAGCCCATTCCACCTGCAGCGAATCTTTCGCGCAGCGATGGGCGTCTCTCCCGCGGAGTATGCACGGCGTCTGCGGGCGGAACGGTTCGCCGATGCGTTGCTGGAGGGCAGCGTCACGGAAGCGGTCTACGCAGCGGGCTTCCAGTCAGCGAGTCAGGTCTATGCGAAGCGCGTGGCGGATGGCATGACACCGGGCGCGCGAAAGCGGCTGGGCGAGCATCAGCACATTCACTACAGCATCGTCGACTCGCCGCTGGATCGGATGCTGGTGGCGGCGACAGATCGCGGTGTCTGCCTGATCGCCTTCGATACCAGCGATGAGGTTCTGCGCGAAGAATTGCGCAGCCGCTTCGCGGCTGCAGAACTTGAGGAAGATAGTGGCCGGCTGGCCGAGCATGCGAGGACCGTACTGCTGCACCTGTCGGAGTCGTCCACGGCGAAGCGGCTGCCGTTGCATGTGCGTGCGACAGCCTTCCAGCAGCGAGTCTGGAAGGCGCTCGAGGCCATTCCCCATGGAGAGACTCGGACCTATGCGCAGCTCGCGGCAGAGATCGGGTCGCCGAAGGCGGTGCGGGCCGTTGGCTCTGCCTGTGGAGCCAATCCAGTGGCGCCGGTGGTGCCATGTCATCGGGTGGTCGGCAGCAACGGTTCGCTGACCGGCTATCGCTGGGGTAAGGAGCGGAAGGCAAAGCTGTTGGAGATGGAGAAGGGAACAGGTAGTAGTAGGAATGAGGGATTAGGTATTAGGGATTAG
- a CDS encoding cellulase family glycosylhydrolase — MRRLLTAVLCLLTTATAAAQARWTPERANAWYAKQPWLVGANYVPSDAINQFEMFQAATWNPALNDKELGWAEAAGMNTMRVFLQDQLWQQDPEGFKKRLNEFLAIAAKHHIRPLLVLFDSCWDPEPKLGPQHPPIPGIHNSGWVQSPGAKELTDPAYEPKLEAYVKGVVGAFAKDERVLGWDIWNEPDNPTEQYKQTPNKTARVDYYLPKVFAWARSVGPSQPLTSGVWRDNWSDPAKESETVKIQLAESDIITFHNYGWPEEFEARIKELQPLGRPILCTEYMARGAGSTFDGSLPVAKKYNVAAINWGLVDGRTQTKYPWDSWQRPYVLQQPTLWFHEVFHTDGRPYRQREVDEIRTLTGRGAK; from the coding sequence ATGCGCCGACTCCTTACTGCTGTCCTCTGTCTTTTAACCACCGCCACTGCCGCCGCGCAGGCGCGGTGGACGCCTGAACGCGCCAATGCCTGGTATGCCAAGCAGCCATGGCTCGTAGGTGCGAACTACGTGCCATCCGACGCTATCAACCAGTTCGAGATGTTTCAGGCGGCGACCTGGAATCCTGCGCTGAACGATAAGGAACTGGGCTGGGCCGAAGCTGCCGGCATGAACACCATGCGTGTCTTCCTGCAGGACCAGCTCTGGCAGCAGGATCCTGAGGGGTTCAAAAAACGGCTGAATGAGTTCTTGGCGATCGCGGCGAAGCACCACATCCGGCCGCTGCTGGTGCTCTTCGATTCGTGCTGGGATCCGGAGCCGAAGCTAGGGCCGCAGCACCCGCCGATCCCAGGCATCCACAACTCGGGCTGGGTGCAGAGTCCCGGCGCGAAGGAGCTCACCGATCCTGCTTATGAGCCGAAGCTCGAGGCGTATGTGAAGGGTGTCGTCGGCGCCTTTGCGAAGGACGAGCGTGTGTTGGGCTGGGACATCTGGAACGAACCTGATAATCCGACGGAACAATACAAGCAGACGCCGAACAAGACAGCGCGCGTCGACTACTACCTGCCGAAGGTCTTTGCCTGGGCGCGCAGTGTGGGGCCCTCGCAGCCGCTGACGAGTGGTGTGTGGCGCGACAACTGGAGCGACCCGGCCAAAGAGAGCGAAACGGTGAAGATTCAGCTTGCCGAGTCGGACATCATCACCTTCCACAACTACGGTTGGCCGGAGGAGTTCGAGGCGCGCATCAAGGAGCTGCAGCCATTGGGTCGTCCGATCCTGTGCACGGAGTACATGGCACGTGGCGCGGGCAGCACCTTCGACGGGTCGCTGCCGGTGGCGAAGAAGTACAACGTGGCGGCTATCAACTGGGGGCTGGTCGACGGACGCACACAGACAAAGTATCCGTGGGATTCGTGGCAGCGGCCGTATGTGCTGCAGCAACCTACGCTTTGGTTCCACGAGGTCTTCCATACGGACGGCAGACCCTATCGCCAGCGCGAGGTCGACGAGATCCGTACGCTCACAGGGCGTGGTGCGAAGTAA
- the ahcY gene encoding adenosylhomocysteinase has product MATAVLTPESLHTAAPLPYKVADMSLASWGRKEIDIAEQEMPGLMSIRKKYAAGQPLAGVRITGSLHMTIQTAVLIETLKDLGADVRWASCNIFSTQDHAAAAIAETGTPVFAWKGETLEEYWWCTYQALTFPGDLGPQMVVDDGGDVTLLIHKGVELEAGDRSFVDGKAGSEEEAVIQKLLLKVLAEDPQHWTKVAKEWRGVSEETTTGVHRLYDMMKKGKLLVPAINVNDSVTKSKFDNLYGCKESLADGIKRATDVMMGGKVAVICGYGDVGKGSAQSLRGMGARIIVTEVDPINALQAAMEGFEVTTLEDTLGRGDIYVTCTGNVDIITFEHMQKMKDQAIVCNIGHFDNEIQMDRLNTSDAIKLEIKPQVHKYTFPNGNAIFVLAEGRLVNLGCATGHPSFVMSNSFSNQTLAQLDLWANKDTYPVGVYVLPKKLDEEVARLHLEKIGVKLTTLSEKQAEYIGVPVEGPFKSETYRY; this is encoded by the coding sequence ATGGCTACAGCAGTTCTCACGCCCGAATCGCTCCACACCGCAGCGCCACTGCCGTACAAGGTCGCGGACATGTCGCTGGCCTCATGGGGCCGCAAGGAAATTGACATTGCCGAGCAGGAGATGCCGGGCCTGATGAGCATCCGCAAGAAATACGCTGCGGGCCAGCCGCTGGCAGGCGTGCGTATCACCGGATCGCTGCACATGACGATCCAGACCGCGGTGCTGATCGAGACGTTGAAGGATCTTGGCGCGGATGTTCGCTGGGCTTCGTGCAACATCTTCTCCACGCAGGATCACGCGGCCGCCGCCATCGCGGAGACGGGCACACCGGTCTTCGCATGGAAGGGCGAAACGCTGGAAGAGTACTGGTGGTGCACCTACCAGGCGCTGACGTTCCCCGGTGACCTGGGCCCGCAGATGGTTGTGGACGACGGCGGCGATGTGACGCTGCTGATCCACAAGGGTGTCGAGCTCGAAGCGGGCGATCGCAGCTTTGTGGACGGCAAGGCCGGCAGCGAAGAAGAGGCGGTCATTCAGAAGCTGCTGCTGAAGGTGCTGGCGGAAGACCCGCAGCACTGGACGAAGGTTGCGAAGGAGTGGCGCGGCGTTTCGGAAGAGACGACGACCGGTGTGCATCGCCTGTACGACATGATGAAGAAGGGCAAGCTGCTGGTGCCCGCTATTAACGTGAACGACTCTGTCACGAAGAGCAAGTTCGACAACCTGTACGGCTGCAAGGAGTCGCTTGCGGACGGTATCAAGCGCGCTACAGACGTAATGATGGGCGGCAAGGTTGCGGTCATCTGCGGCTATGGCGACGTCGGCAAGGGCTCGGCACAGTCGCTGCGCGGCATGGGCGCCCGCATCATCGTGACGGAGGTTGACCCCATCAATGCTCTGCAGGCTGCGATGGAGGGATTTGAGGTCACCACGCTGGAAGACACGCTGGGCCGCGGTGACATCTATGTCACCTGCACAGGTAACGTGGACATCATCACCTTCGAGCACATGCAGAAGATGAAGGATCAGGCCATCGTCTGCAACATCGGTCACTTCGACAATGAGATCCAGATGGACCGTCTGAACACATCAGACGCCATCAAGCTGGAGATCAAGCCACAGGTGCACAAGTACACCTTCCCCAATGGCAACGCGATCTTCGTACTGGCCGAAGGCCGCCTGGTGAACCTGGGCTGCGCGACGGGACACCCGAGCTTCGTGATGTCGAACAGCTTCAGCAACCAGACACTGGCACAGCTCGACCTGTGGGCGAACAAGGACACGTATCCAGTAGGCGTCTATGTCCTGCCCAAAAAGCTCGACGAGGAAGTGGCTCGTCTGCACCTTGAGAAGATCGGTGTGAAGCTGACGACGCTGTCGGAGAAGCAGGCCGAGTACATCGGCGTCCCGGTGGAAGGTCCATTCAAGAGCGAAACGTACCGCTATTAA
- a CDS encoding YncE family protein — protein MKPTAVRLAAIAIATFAPIATTAQSRLLVVSQRDQTFHVYDPETLTEVASAKEDGGADAGHEVIATVDGKTAFVPLYGNSGVGKPGTDGDHIQVFDIATAKPVGTIAFPHGVRPHKPIWDTHTGMLLVTTEIDKTVSVVDPRSMKVVGSIPTGAKQSHMITLLPDGKKLYSANVGPGTVSVMDVPGRKFLKTIPISSNTQRISNSNDGKWVFTADQTTPELVVIDTKTDTIAKRIKLPGVGYGTAPTVDGKSLLVTMDGQPAIAVVDLKSMEVVKSVETPKGINEVVVSPDGKFAYATSAKTDHLVRIDLGTFKVTKDVTTGKFPDGLWLTAEK, from the coding sequence ATGAAGCCCACTGCCGTCCGACTCGCAGCGATCGCCATCGCCACGTTTGCACCCATTGCCACCACTGCCCAGTCGCGCCTGCTGGTCGTCTCCCAACGGGATCAGACGTTCCATGTCTATGATCCGGAGACGTTGACCGAAGTGGCCAGCGCGAAGGAAGACGGCGGCGCGGATGCCGGTCACGAAGTAATTGCAACCGTCGATGGTAAGACGGCTTTCGTACCGCTGTACGGGAACTCCGGCGTGGGGAAACCCGGCACGGACGGCGATCATATCCAGGTGTTCGACATCGCCACGGCGAAGCCGGTCGGCACCATCGCGTTTCCCCATGGCGTCCGTCCGCACAAGCCCATCTGGGACACTCACACGGGTATGCTGCTGGTGACAACGGAGATCGACAAGACCGTCTCCGTAGTCGATCCGAGGTCGATGAAGGTCGTGGGCTCGATCCCTACGGGCGCAAAGCAATCGCACATGATCACGCTCTTGCCAGATGGCAAGAAGCTCTACTCTGCCAACGTGGGTCCAGGGACTGTCTCCGTAATGGATGTCCCAGGACGCAAGTTCCTTAAGACGATCCCCATCTCGTCGAATACGCAGCGCATCTCCAACTCCAACGACGGCAAGTGGGTCTTCACAGCAGACCAGACCACGCCAGAACTAGTTGTGATCGACACGAAAACCGACACCATCGCCAAGCGCATCAAGCTGCCCGGGGTGGGCTACGGCACCGCGCCGACGGTCGATGGCAAATCCCTGCTGGTGACGATGGACGGCCAGCCGGCGATTGCCGTCGTGGACCTGAAGTCAATGGAGGTGGTGAAGTCCGTCGAGACGCCCAAAGGCATCAACGAGGTCGTCGTCTCACCCGACGGAAAGTTCGCATACGCCACATCAGCCAAGACAGACCACCTGGTCAGGATCGACCTCGGGACCTTTAAAGTGACAAAGGACGTGACAACCGGAAAGTTCCCAGACGGTCTTTGGCTGACTGCAGAGAAGTGA
- a CDS encoding DUF4397 domain-containing protein — protein MIPSLQFACRSILPRMVFGAVAMLACVSGLSGCQAVNGVTSATIAQLRIIDASPDAGGLDIYSGTSAIAYNLGFGTITSYVPATPSTYTYSIDTAGTRTALTTVRATLATAKQYTLLINNAAATIQSQVLTDQSQPAPSGQISLRFLDEAISPGAIDLYLVPSSSSLAAVNPLQTGIVFGTNTGYLNVPTGTYTLYVVTNGTVISKTTVPLYTGASTTYPAGSARTILILDQQIVTAPAVQVVTTSDYESATATQ, from the coding sequence ATGATCCCTTCCCTTCAATTCGCCTGTCGCAGCATTCTTCCGCGCATGGTGTTCGGTGCGGTGGCCATGCTGGCATGCGTTAGCGGGTTGAGCGGTTGCCAGGCTGTGAACGGTGTCACGTCCGCCACTATCGCACAGCTGCGCATTATCGATGCATCGCCGGACGCAGGCGGCCTCGACATATATTCCGGCACCTCTGCGATCGCGTACAACCTGGGTTTTGGCACCATTACGTCGTATGTCCCCGCGACACCGTCGACTTACACATACTCCATCGACACTGCCGGCACCAGGACAGCGCTGACCACCGTACGCGCCACCCTCGCCACAGCGAAGCAGTACACACTGCTGATCAACAATGCAGCTGCGACCATCCAGAGCCAGGTGCTCACCGACCAGTCACAGCCGGCGCCGTCCGGGCAGATTTCCCTGCGCTTTCTTGATGAAGCCATTTCGCCGGGCGCCATTGATCTCTACCTGGTGCCGTCCAGCAGTTCGCTCGCAGCTGTAAACCCGCTGCAGACGGGCATTGTCTTCGGAACGAATACGGGCTATCTGAACGTGCCCACCGGAACGTATACGCTCTACGTTGTCACGAACGGCACCGTTATCTCCAAGACAACGGTACCGCTGTACACCGGCGCGTCCACAACCTACCCTGCTGGCAGCGCACGGACCATCCTGATCCTCGACCAGCAGATCGTCACCGCCCCGGCCGTTCAAGTCGTCACAACCAGTGATTACGAATCCGCCACTGCAACTCAATAG